The Cyprinus carpio isolate SPL01 chromosome A19, ASM1834038v1, whole genome shotgun sequence genome has a segment encoding these proteins:
- the LOC109052739 gene encoding polypeptide N-acetylgalactosaminyltransferase 12-like, with the protein MAICGRRSRPKLILYILGAFVVGYLVFHRNTQSDVGLASRREVPVEQHKNVDEELLKKPVYEKPPLDMNALGEMGRAVKLDLTEEEKREEEESIKKHQINTYVSDRISLHRRLPERWNPLCRNLKYDYLSLPSTSVVIAFYNEAWSTLLRTVHSVLETSPDLLLTEVILVDDYSDRDHLKEPLENYIANLKKVRLIRARKREGLVRARLLGASIATGEVLTFLDCHCECHEGWLEPLLQRIKDEPSAVVCPVIDVIDWNTFQYLGNAGEPQIGGFDWRLVFTWHTIPEYEQKRRSSPTDVIRSFWYNGLAGGLFAVNKKYFHYLGTYDTGMEVWGGENLEFSFRIWQCGGSLEVHPCSHVGHVFPKKAPYSRSKALANSVRAAEVWMDEYKEVYYHRSPHARLEAYGDVTDRRKLRMRLGCKDFKWLLENIYPDIQVPEDRPGMFGMLKNKGMVNYCFDYNPPDDHNMAGHRVILYPCHGMGQNQFFEYSTLQEIRYNTRDPAGCVVADPVSTFLTMHLCSKPREAVPEDQKFLFREDGSLYHVQTQKCVEAVARTDNGNPGPALRPCSDSASQKWFFEERT; encoded by the exons ATGGCAATATGTGGCAGACGGAGTCGGCCCAAGCTCATTCTGTACATTCTCGGGGCTTTTGTAGTGGGATATTTAGTGTTTCATAGGAACACGCAGAGTGACGTAGGACTGGCGAGTCGAAGAGAAGTTCCAGTCGAGCAGCACAAAAATGTGGACGAGGAATTACTGAAGAAACCCGTTTACGAGAAGCCTCCTCTAGACATGAATGCTTTAGGAGAGATGggtagagctgttaaactggacCTGACTGAAGAAGAGAAgcgagaggaggaggagagcatCAAAAAACATCAGATAAACACTTATGTGAGCGATAGGATATCACTACACCGCAGGCTGCCTGAGAGATGGAACCCACT ATGTAGAAACCTGAAATATGACTACCTGAGCCTGCCCTCAACATCAGTAGTGATAGCCTTCTACAATGAAGCCTGGTCCACACTACTGAGGACAGTGCACAGTGTCCTGGAGACCTCACCAGACCTGCTGCTGACTGAAGTCATATTGGTGGATGACTACAGTGACCGAG ATCATTTAAAGGAGCCTCTAGAGAACTACATCGCCAATCTCAAAAAGGTGCGTCTGATCCGAGCGAGGAAGAGAGAGGGTTTGGTGCGAGCGCGGCTCCTGGGGGCCTCCATTGCCACAGGAGAAGTGCTGACCTTCCTCGATTGCCACTGTGAGTGCCATGAAGGCTGGTTGGAGCCTTTACTCCAGAG AATAAAGGACGAGCCTTCAGCTGTGGTGTGTCCAGTGATTGATGTTATTGACTGGAACACCTTCCAGTACCTGGGCAACGCTGGAGAACCTCAGATTGGAGGATTTGATTGGAGATTGGTGTTCACGTGGCACACTATCCCAGAATATGAACAGAAACGCAGAAGTTCTCCCACTGATGTCATCAGGTCT ttcTGGTATAATGGATTGGCTGGGGGTTTGTTTGCAGTCAACAAGAAGTACTTCCATTACCTGGGCACATACGACACAGGAATGGAGGTGTGGGGTGGAGAGAACCTGGAGTTCTCATTCAGA ATCTGGCAGTGTGGAGGGAGTCTGGAAGTCCATCCTTGCTCTCACGTGGGTCACGTCTTTCCGAAGAAAGCGCCATACTCGAGAAGCAAGGCCTTGGCCAACAGCGTGCGGGCGGCAGAAGTCTGGATGGACGAATACAAAGAAGTGTATTACCATCGCAGCCCTCATGCTCGTCTG GAGGCATATGGTGATGTGACAGACAGACGGAAACTCCGAATGCGTCTTGGCTGTAAAGATTTTAAGTGGCTCTTGGAGAACATCTACCCTGACATTCAAGTCCCAGAGGACAGGCCTGGAATGTTTGGCATG CTGAAGAATAAAGGAATGGTCAACTACTGCTTTGACTACAACCCACCTGATGATCATAATATGGCCGGTCACCGAGTCATTCTTTACCCTTGTCACGGCATGGGACAAAACCAG TTCTTTGAGTACTCCACACTCCAAGAGATCCGTTATAACACGAGGGACCCTGCAGGCTGCGTCGTGGCTGATCCTGTCTCCACATTCCTTACCATGCATCTCTGCAGTAAACCCAGGGAAGCTGTGCCTGAAGACCAGAAGTTCCTATTCAGAGAG GATGGCTCTCTCTACCATGTTCAGACACAGAAGTGTGTTGAGGCAGTAGCCCGGACTGACAATGGGAACCCTGGCCCCGCTCTCCGGCCCTGCTCCGACTCAGCCTCCCAGAAGTGGTTCTTTGAAGAGAGAACATAG